Proteins encoded within one genomic window of Glycine soja cultivar W05 chromosome 1, ASM419377v2, whole genome shotgun sequence:
- the LOC114408462 gene encoding lysine-specific demethylase JMJ706-like isoform X4, translating into MSLFIKCSRLWFPQNERPIHLVIDSSMVERRVTLSKEARNGLEFLKRKRLQRAKFVTATQTSVANMMSRSGNALRASASCGPRFHGNANVFSKRKVDKFDTNDLDWTDKILECPVYSPTKEEFEDPLIYLQKIAPEASKYGICKIISPLSASVPAGVVLMKEKAGFKFTTRVQPLRLAEWDTEDKVTFFMSGRNYTFRDFEKMANKVFARRYCSAGCLPATYLEKEFWHEIGCGKMETVEYACDVDGSAFSSSPTDQLGNSKWNLKKLSRLPKSILRLLETSIPGVTEPMLYIGMLFSIFAWHVEDHYLYSINYHHCGASKTWYGIPGHAALDFERVVREHVYTNDILSSDGEDGAFDVLLGKTTLFPPNILLEHEVPVYKAVQKPGEFIITFPRAYHAGFSHGFNCGEAVNFAIGDWFPLGAVASRRYALLNRVPLLPHEELLCKEAMLLRTCLELEDSDFPSPDLFSHNSIKISFVNLMRFQHRARWFLTKSRAGISVSFHSHGTILCSLCKRDCYIAYVGCNCHKHHVCLRHDADSLDFNCGSKHTLYLREDIMDMEAAAKMFEQEDGILDEIRKQTKSDQNMYAYPLSNMFQGAEANGYTPYCELKLDSVAEFYATPEHSTNNQEYSSQYQSVFVHCSENQKPVVSEVSFSSATSTLCSLSESLESFSAPKNAEEHININATSIIDFEEFAERISNSACESSLSPAVYHERSVKPRGDLQRFDKKPVVNESDDSDSEIFRVKRPSSLKAERRNMNDAMSSKHTAQQGLKRLKKILPEGKSGQPMDFSRSNESSYKYGHPVNHKGHAEISSRDRFATGNGIPISIRCKKLGNEEISMQRDHNRRDRLQQTFREPPSMELEPKRLKVRGPSFLGLESSRSN; encoded by the exons ATGTCTTTGTTCATAAAATGTTCCCGACTTTGGTTCCCTCAGAACGAACGACCCATTCATCTAGTTATTGACTCCTCAATG GTGGAAAGAAGAGTGACTTTATCAAAGGAAGCTAGAAATGGGTTAGAATTTTTGAAGCGTAAAAGGCTTCAGCGTGCAAAATTTGTCACTGCCACCCAGACAAGTGTTGCTAACATGATGAGCAGAAGTGGAAATGCTTTAAGAGCTTCAGcatcatgtggcccaagatttCATGGTAATGCTAATGTCTTTTCCAAGCGCAAGGTGGATAAGTTTGATACAAATGACCTGGATTGGACTGATAAAATTCTAGAATGTCCTGTGTATTCTCCAACAAAGGAGGAATTTGAGGATCCTTTAATTTATTTGCAAAAGATTGCTCCAGAAGCTTCTAAATATG GTATATGCAAGATTATTTCCCCTTTGAGTGCTTCAGTACCTGCTGGGGTTGTTTTAATGAAGGAGAAAGCAGGATTCAAGTTTACAACTAGAGTGCAGCCCCTTCGCCTTGCTGAGTGGGATACTGAAGACAAAGTCACATTTTTTATGAGTGGAAG AAATTATACATTTCGCGATTTTGAGAAAATGGCAAACAAGGTATTTGCACGAAGATATTGCAGTGCTGGATGTCTTCCTGCCACATATTTGGAAAAAGAGTTTTGGCATGAAATTGGTTGTGGGAAAATGGAAACTGTTGAATATGCATGTGATGTTGATGGCAGTGCCTTTTCATCTTCTCCCACTGACCAGCTTGGGAACAGCAAATGGAACTTGAAg AAACTTTCAAGGTTGCCCAAATCGATTTTGCGGCTGTTGGAAACATCAATTCCG GGAGTAACGGAACCCATGCTATACATTGGAATGCTGTTTAGTATCTTTGCTTGGCATGTGGAGGATCATTATTTGTACAG CATTAACTATCATCACTGTGGGGCATCAAAAACATGGTACGGTATTCCAGGTCATGCAGCTTTGGATTTTGAAAGGGTGGTGAGAGAACATGTGTACACTAATGATATTTTGTCAAGTGATGGGGAAGATGGAGCCTTTGATGTTCTCCTGGGGAAAACAACACTATTTCCACCAAATATTTTGTTGGAGCATGAAGTCCCTGTGTACAAGGCTGTTCAAAAGCCAGGGGAGTTTATAATAACGTTCCCTAGGGCATATCACGCTGGCTTCAGTCATG GTTTCAATTGTGGAGAAGCAGTGAATTTTGCAATTGGTGATTGGTTTCCTTTAGGAGCTGTTGCTAGCAGAAGATATGCACTTCTTAACAGGGTACCTTTACTGCCCCATGAAGAACTTCTATGCAAAGAAGCAATGCTTCTTCGTACATGCTTGGAACTTGAAGATTCTGACTTTCCTTCTCCAGACTTGTTTTCTCATAATAGTATTAAGATTTCATTTGTTAACTTGATGCGTTTCCAACATCGTGCTCGATGGTTCCTTACGAAATCAAGGGCGGGTATAAGTGTTTCTTTTCATTCCCATGGCACGATTCTCTGTAGCCTCTGCAAACGTGACTGTTACATAGCTTATGTTGGCTGCAACTGTCACAAGCATCATGTATGCCTACGTCATG ATGCTGATTCTCTTGACTTCAACTGTGGGAGCAAACACACACTTTATTTGAGGGAGGATATTATGGATATGGAAGCTGCAGCCAAGATGTTTGAGCAGGAAGATGGGATATTGGATGAGATAAGGAAGCAAACTAAAAGTGACCAGAACATGTATGCATATCCTTTGTCAAATATGTTTCAGGGAGCCGAGGCAAATGGATACACGCCTTATTGTGAGCTAAAACTTGATTCTGTTGCTGAATTTTATGCAACTCCAGAGCACTCAACAAATAATCAAGAATACAGTTCACAATATCAATCTGTCTTTGTACATTGCTCTGAAAATCAAAAACCAGTGGTGTCTgaggtttccttttcttctgcCACATCCACTCTTTGTTCTCTTTCAGAATCTCTTGAGAGCTTTTCCgctcccaaaaat GCTGAGGAGCATATTAACATCAATGCAACAAGTATTATTGATTTTGAAGAGTTTGCTGAAAGAATATCCAACAGTGCTTGTGAATCTTCATTATCTCCTGCTGTGTATCATGAAAGGTCGGTTAAACCACGGGGTGATCTTCAGAGATTTGATAAAAAACCCGTTGTAAACGAGAGTGATGATTCTGATTCAGAGATATTTAGGGTAAAACGCCCTTCTTCTCTGAAAGCAGAGAGGAGAAATATGAATGATGCTATGTCTTCAAAACATACTGCGCAGCAG GGACTTAAACGACTGAAGAAAATCCTTCCTGAAGGAAAGAGCGGGCAACCAATGGATTTCAGTAGAAGCAATGAATCAAGTTACAAATACGGTCACCCTGTTAACCATAAAGGTCATGCTGAAATTTCGTCTAGGGACAGATTTGCAACGGGTAATGGTATTCCCATTTCTATAAGATGTAAGAAGTTAGGCAACGAGGAAATAAGCATGCAACGAGATCACAACCGGAGAGATAGGTTGCAGCAGACATTTAGGGAACCACCTTCCATGGAGCTTGAGCCAAAGCGCCTTAAAGTCCGAGGCCCTTCATTTTTAGGCTTAGAGAGCAGCAGATCGAATTGA